The stretch of DNA CATCAAGCCCCTCAAAGGGTTGATCCACCCGCCAAGACCAGTTCAACACCGGCGTTTTGCGAAGATCGACCCGCTGACGAAGATACAAGGCTGATGCGCTGGCGTCGCATTGCGCGAGTAAGGTTCCGGGCAACTCATCCTCTCCGGCAAGACGATAAACCGTCTGCCCGGCAAACGAACGCACGCCCCAACGTGAGAGATCTTCCGGCACGAAGCGTCCCAGCACAACGGATCGGGCATCCTCGCTGGCCCTCGGCCCGGTGGAGAGCAGCATGCTCACCAGCACGCACAGGCAGAGCCTTGCCGCCCACCACCGAATCACGTCAGCGCCCCACCACAACTGCTACCTTGCCCGGCTGTACAGCCGTAACAATGATCCGCCACTGCAATGCGCTTGCCGGTCAGGTCGCCGTCCAGCAAGTCCCGCAGGTGCGTCCGACAGCCACCCAGCGGTATGCCCAGCATCTGATTGAAATCACAGTCATAGAGGTAGCCGAGGTAATCGACGCTGATCAGATCCCGGCACATCACCTGCTCAAGATTCTCCGGCCGATGTGCGGCACGCAAAAGCCCCATGTATGCCTGAAATTCCCCGCGCGAGATCAACCAACTGCCGAAACGCTGTATGGGCATGTTGGCCAGGGTAAACAAGTGATTAAAGCGAACACCGTAATCGCGCTCCAAACGGAGTTGATATTGCCCCTCCAAATCCGACTGCGGCGGCGGAAGACTCGGCCCCACCGGGTTATACACCAGATTCAAGGTCAGCCCCGAGTCCGGTTCGCCGTAGCCCAAAGCATTCAACTGCCGCAGTCCGGCAATGCTTCGTTCAAAAACGCCCGGGCCACGCTGCCGATCGACGTTCTCGGGGCCGTAACAAGGTAGCGAAGCGACGACCTCCACCGCGTGGGCCGCCAGAAACTCCGCAACCCACTCGTATCCGTCGGTGACCAGGATCGTCGGATTGCAGCGGTCCATGATGTGCATCCCCTGGCGCCGCGCCGCGATAACCAGCGTTCGGAAGTCAGGGTTCATTTCCGGCGAGCCACCGGTCAAATCAAGGGTTCTCACGTGATATCGCCGGGCCACACCCAGAGCCAACGCCATGGTGTCCCAGTCCATCAATTCGCGTCGTTTCGGTCCTGCGCCGACGTGGCAATGGACACAGGCCAAATTGCACAGATAACCCAGGTTCATCTGCAGCACGGTGGGGCATCGTCGCCGCAATGGCGGAAAGTCCGAATCAACGAGGTGCGGTAAGGTGTCGTGCATCTAGCCTCCGTCTCCGCCTGTCCCATTATTCAGCGTAATCAAACTGACGATCCTCCAACTGAATTGTGCGGCTTGGCTGTAAAAACCAAGACCGCATAAACGCAACATGCCTTGCAGATCCGGGCCAAAGCAACTGCCGAGCACGCCCTGTCCGTGCCAAATGATGTGACCGGATGGCGAACAACTGAAAAGAAAAATTCATTGCCGGCGACTGGCGAAGCCTTGCGCCATGTACTAGAGATATTACTCGGGGTTAAAGCCAGAATGCCCGCAGCCAACCGTCCCCAGGTCGGATCAACTTTGGGCAAATCACAGATAAGTCATCAGTACTGAACGACGCAACGGATTCGCGTCTCGACATTTCATGGGAGCTCACGGAATGAGATATCACCCCTTCCAAGTCCTGTGCGGATTATTATTCGCATGCGCCGCCTTTTGGCCCGCCGTCTCATTGGCCTCGCTGTATAACACGGTGGACGATGCTACGTTTCGTCAATTGATCGAAGAATTCAAGGCCGACCCGACCATCATCGCCCGGGATCGCGATCTCAGCAAAAAACTAACCACTGAGCAGATCGACACCCTCACCCGCGAGCTCGGGTTGGAACCGTTCACCTGGGTTTATGCCCAAACCGTAAAGGGCCGTGAGGCACCGGACCTACTGCAACATGACACGGATGACATCAGCGTCATGGCGGTTCGGGCCGGAAAACTCGTCCCCATTCCCTTCCAGATCGACGAAAGAGATCAAGCCGGCTGGGTTTACGTGGAAGGAATCTCCGAAGAAGAGATTGAGGGCACGGCGGGAAAACTGGATGAGAACGA from Pseudomonadota bacterium encodes:
- the arsS gene encoding arsenosugar biosynthesis radical SAM protein ArsS (Some members of this family are selenoproteins.) — encoded protein: MHDTLPHLVDSDFPPLRRRCPTVLQMNLGYLCNLACVHCHVGAGPKRRELMDWDTMALALGVARRYHVRTLDLTGGSPEMNPDFRTLVIAARRQGMHIMDRCNPTILVTDGYEWVAEFLAAHAVEVVASLPCYGPENVDRQRGPGVFERSIAGLRQLNALGYGEPDSGLTLNLVYNPVGPSLPPPQSDLEGQYQLRLERDYGVRFNHLFTLANMPIQRFGSWLISRGEFQAYMGLLRAAHRPENLEQVMCRDLISVDYLGYLYDCDFNQMLGIPLGGCRTHLRDLLDGDLTGKRIAVADHCYGCTAGQGSSCGGALT